The proteins below come from a single Carassius carassius chromosome 11, fCarCar2.1, whole genome shotgun sequence genomic window:
- the tfdp1a gene encoding transcription factor Dp-1a isoform X1: protein MAKDAGLIEANGELKVFIDQNMSPGKGVLSLVTVQPQSVTVGKQLLTKTLGPSNVNIAPHMVISTPQRPSGSNVILMNSPHTPSSQFITQSQPSEASPWSSGKRGKKGEKNGKGLRHFSMKVCEKVQRKGVTTYNEVADELVAEFSSGDNHISPNDAHVYDQKNIRRRVYDALNVLMAMNIISKEKKEIKWIGLPTNSAQECQNLEVERQRRLERIKQKQSQLQELILQQIAFKNLVQRNRQREQQTKRPPPANSVIHLPFIIVNTSKKTVIDCSISNDKFEYLFNFDSMFEIHDDIEVLKRMGMACGLEVGKCSAEDLKTARSLVPKALEPYVTEMAQGPINNVYMTTGASSANGGRYHVGSDGGADGTMASSSNDSHYSGSRVETPFSYMGEDDDDDDEFDENDD from the exons ATGGCCAAAGAT GCTGGTCTGATTGAGGCCAATGGGGAGCTGAAGGTTTTCATTGATCAGAACATGAGCCCTGGCAAAG GTGTGCTGTCTTTAGTAACAGTGCAGCCACAGTCAGTGACTGTTGGAAAACAGCTGTTGACAAAAACACTGGGCCCTTCCAACGTGAATATTGCTCCACACATG GTCATTAGCACACCTCAGAGGCCCAGTGGCTCCAATGTAATCCTAATGAACAGCCCACACACACCCAGCTCTCAGTTCATCACCCAGAGTCAACCATCAGAAGCCTCTCCGTGGTCCTCGGG AAAGAGGGGTAAGAAGGGGGAGAAGAATGGGAAAGGACTCAGACATTTCTCGATGAAAGTTTGCGAAAAGGTCCAGCGGAAGGGTGTCACAACCTACAACGAGGTTGCTGATGAGCTTGTGGCTGAATTCAGCTCTGGAGATAATCATATCTCCCCTAATGATGCG CATGTGTATGACCAGAAGAACATTCGACGGCGTGTGTATGATGCACTCAATGTGCTGATGGCCATGAACATCATCTCCAAAGAGAAAAAAGAGATCAAATGGATTGGCCTGCCCACAAACTCTGCTCAGGAGTGCCAGAACCTGGAG GTGGAAAGGCAACGGCGTTTGGAGAGAATCAAACAAAAACAGTCGCAACTTCAAGAACTAATTTTACAG CAAATTGCCTTCAAGAACCTTGTACAACGGAACCGCCAGAGAGAACAACAGACGAAAAGGCCTCCACCTGCCAACTCGGTCATTCACTTGCCATTTATCATTGTAAACACCAGCAAGAAAACAGTCATTGACTGCAGCATCTCCAATGACAA GTTTGAGTACCTCTTCAACTTTGATAGCATGTTTGAAATTCATGATGACATAGAGGTGTTGAAGCGCATGGGCATGGCTTGTGGTCTCGAGGTGGGCAAGTGCTCTGCTGAGGATCTGAAGACTGCCAGAAGCTTGGTGCCCAAAGCACTGGAGCCCTATGTCACAG AAATGGCACAGGGACCTATCAATAATGTCTACATGACAACAGGAGCTTCGTCTGCTAATGGAGGCCGCTATCATGTTGGGAG TGACGGTGGGGCAGACGGCACGATGGCCTCCAGTTCAAATGACTCCCACTACAGCGGCTCTCGGGTGGAGACTCCCTTCTCTTACATGGGCGAGGACGATGACGACGATGACGAATTTGACGAAAACGATGACTAG
- the tfdp1a gene encoding transcription factor Dp-1a isoform X2, which yields MNSPHTPSSQFITQSQPSEASPWSSGKRGKKGEKNGKGLRHFSMKVCEKVQRKGVTTYNEVADELVAEFSSGDNHISPNDAHVYDQKNIRRRVYDALNVLMAMNIISKEKKEIKWIGLPTNSAQECQNLEVERQRRLERIKQKQSQLQELILQQIAFKNLVQRNRQREQQTKRPPPANSVIHLPFIIVNTSKKTVIDCSISNDKFEYLFNFDSMFEIHDDIEVLKRMGMACGLEVGKCSAEDLKTARSLVPKALEPYVTEMAQGPINNVYMTTGASSANGGRYHVGSDGGADGTMASSSNDSHYSGSRVETPFSYMGEDDDDDDEFDENDD from the exons ATGAACAGCCCACACACACCCAGCTCTCAGTTCATCACCCAGAGTCAACCATCAGAAGCCTCTCCGTGGTCCTCGGG AAAGAGGGGTAAGAAGGGGGAGAAGAATGGGAAAGGACTCAGACATTTCTCGATGAAAGTTTGCGAAAAGGTCCAGCGGAAGGGTGTCACAACCTACAACGAGGTTGCTGATGAGCTTGTGGCTGAATTCAGCTCTGGAGATAATCATATCTCCCCTAATGATGCG CATGTGTATGACCAGAAGAACATTCGACGGCGTGTGTATGATGCACTCAATGTGCTGATGGCCATGAACATCATCTCCAAAGAGAAAAAAGAGATCAAATGGATTGGCCTGCCCACAAACTCTGCTCAGGAGTGCCAGAACCTGGAG GTGGAAAGGCAACGGCGTTTGGAGAGAATCAAACAAAAACAGTCGCAACTTCAAGAACTAATTTTACAG CAAATTGCCTTCAAGAACCTTGTACAACGGAACCGCCAGAGAGAACAACAGACGAAAAGGCCTCCACCTGCCAACTCGGTCATTCACTTGCCATTTATCATTGTAAACACCAGCAAGAAAACAGTCATTGACTGCAGCATCTCCAATGACAA GTTTGAGTACCTCTTCAACTTTGATAGCATGTTTGAAATTCATGATGACATAGAGGTGTTGAAGCGCATGGGCATGGCTTGTGGTCTCGAGGTGGGCAAGTGCTCTGCTGAGGATCTGAAGACTGCCAGAAGCTTGGTGCCCAAAGCACTGGAGCCCTATGTCACAG AAATGGCACAGGGACCTATCAATAATGTCTACATGACAACAGGAGCTTCGTCTGCTAATGGAGGCCGCTATCATGTTGGGAG TGACGGTGGGGCAGACGGCACGATGGCCTCCAGTTCAAATGACTCCCACTACAGCGGCTCTCGGGTGGAGACTCCCTTCTCTTACATGGGCGAGGACGATGACGACGATGACGAATTTGACGAAAACGATGACTAG
- the si:ch211-160b11.4 gene encoding bone marrow proteoglycan, protein MRTLLLLVLTITASVASASPPVQDEKLPDQVVKVPVVEKDPAVEHTEAEQGPLMQDEAIADSRMLEPDSVLLGPETTEEHIVPEVMLEEPMLEADYLIEEMPETELEPETEPEKTVIQMNSKITLVEESVLQLESERIIDVEDKKEENAEEEEPTLEAEYIVVEEPEIQMELGRERRRTPIGRWTCGGVVLQGKCYQYFTRNLDAYTAEIQCQSICPNGHLASVTSSYIRDGMGKLIEQYGRGIRAWLGGRRIIGTNNFVWLDGMQWSYNGWAFGEPNNAGGTENCVETWNDLAFRDVPCTIPKPFICSCPV, encoded by the exons ATGAGAACATTACTCTTGCTGGTTCTCACCATAACAG CTTCTGTAGCTTCTGCCAGTCCACCAGTTCAGGATGAGAAGCTTCCTGATCAAGTAGTGAAGGTGCCAGTGGTTGAAAAAGATCCAGCGGTAGAGCACACAGAAGCAGAGCAAGGTCCTCTGATGCAGGATGAAGCTATTGCAGATTCACGTATGTTGGAGCCTGATTCAGTGCTGCTGGGGCCAGAGACAACAGAGGAACACATAGTACCAGAAGTGATGCTGGAGGAACCCATGCTCGAGGCAGATTACCTGATTGAAGAGATGCCAGAGACAGAACTAGAGCCTGAGACAGAGCCAGAAAAAACTGTCATTCAGATGAACAGTAAGATCACACTTGTGGAGGAATCTGTACTACAGTTAGAGTCTGAACGTATTATAGATGTGGaagataaaaaagaagaaaatgcagAAGAGGAGGAGCCTACACTCGAGGCTGAGTATATAGTGGTTGAAGAACCAGAAATACAAATGGAACTTGGCAGGGAAAGACGAAGGACACCGATTG GGAGATGGACTTGTGGAGGAGTTGTCCTACAGGGCAAATGTTACCAGTACTTCACCAGAAACCTTGATGCCTATACTGCTGAg ATACAATGTCAATCTATCTGCCCCAATGGCCACCTGGCCTCTGTGACAAGCAGCTACATTCGTGACGGTATGGGCAAGTTAATAGAGCAGTATGGCAGGGGCATTCGTGCATGGCTTGGAGGACGAAGAATCATTGGT ACAAATAATTTCGTTTGGTTGGATGGAATGCAGTGGAGCTATAATGGCTGGGCTTTTGGAGAGCCCAATAATGCTGGTGGGACGGAGAACTGTGTGGAGACATGGA ATGATCTGGCGTTCAGGGATGTACCATGCACAATACCCAAACCGTTCATCTGTTCCTGTCCAGTTTAG
- the LOC132152500 gene encoding junctional adhesion molecule 2A-like isoform X1 produces the protein MSTAHKLTFPALLMLLYISSSDPVTVTTSKAKVEVHENTNVVLSCEFKTEKETNPRVEWKKRGKDVSYVYFDGDFTGSFKGRASIDGATMTLRGVTQKDSGVYHCEVTARHDKIKLGEVTVTLYVLVALHAPSCEVPETVMRGFSAELRCKDKLSVPTATYSWYKDNKPLHTSNLPEINYTLDPKAGTLKFKAVSKSDEGQYRCEASNGVGAPKSCAGRHMKITEFELNMTVVTAVEVGASLLLLSCCVAICLCCRRGGCCCCRKNKGETQQSRTKTSYNPPDPRHYKHTQSFVL, from the exons ATGAGCACAGCACACAAACTTACCTTCCCCGCTCTGCTCATGCTGCTCTACA TTTCTAGCTCAGATCCTGTTACTGTGACGACAAGCAAAGCCAAAGTGGAGGTACATGAAAACACAA ATGTTGTCCTGTCCTGTGAATTCAagacagagaaagaaacaaaCCCACGTGTTGAATGGAAGAAGAGAGGCAAAGATGTTTCCTATGTTTATTTTGATGGGGACTTTACAG GTTCATTTAAAGGCCGTGCATCCATCGACGGGGCAACAATGACCCTCCGTGGTGTTACGCAGAAAGACTCAGGAGTGTACCATTGCGAAGTCACAGCCCGCCATGACAAAATCAAGCTGGGGGAGGTCACTGTCACCCTCTATGTGCTTG TTGCGCTACATGCGCCATCATGTGAGGTCCCAGAAACAGTCATGAGAGGATTTTCTGCAGAGCTCCGCTGCAAAGACAAACTGAGCGTTCCCACTGCCACCTACAGCTGGTACAAAGACAACAAACCACTTCACACTAGCAATCTCCCTGAAATCAACTACACCCTGGACCCCAAAGCAGGGACTCTG AAGTTCAAGGCGGTCTCAAAATCTGATGAGGGTCAGTATCGATGTGAGGCCTCCAATGGGGTGGGGGCACCCAAAAGTTGTGCCGGCCGGCATATGAAGATAACTGAAT TTGAGCTGAACATGACAGTCGTTACAGCAGTAGAAGTGGGAGCGTCCCTGTTGCTCCTCTCCTGCTGTGTGGCCATCTGTCTGTGCTGCAGAAGAGGGGGCTGTTGTTGCTGCCGCA AGAATAAAGGAGAGACACAACAAAG CAGAACCAAGACCAGCTATAACCCTCCAGAT CCGAGACATTACAAACATACACAATCCTTTGTGCTATGA
- the LOC132152500 gene encoding junctional adhesion molecule 2A-like isoform X2, translating into MSTAHKLTFPALLMLLYISSSDPVTVTTSKAKVEVHENTNVVLSCEFKTEKETNPRVEWKKRGKDVSYVYFDGDFTGSFKGRASIDGATMTLRGVTQKDSGVYHCEVTARHDKIKLGEVTVTLYVLVALHAPSCEVPETVMRGFSAELRCKDKLSVPTATYSWYKDNKPLHTSNLPEINYTLDPKAGTLKFKAVSKSDEGQYRCEASNGVGAPKSCAGRHMKITEFELNMTVVTAVEVGASLLLLSCCVAICLCCRRGGCCCCRKNKGETQQRTKTSYNPPDPRHYKHTQSFVL; encoded by the exons ATGAGCACAGCACACAAACTTACCTTCCCCGCTCTGCTCATGCTGCTCTACA TTTCTAGCTCAGATCCTGTTACTGTGACGACAAGCAAAGCCAAAGTGGAGGTACATGAAAACACAA ATGTTGTCCTGTCCTGTGAATTCAagacagagaaagaaacaaaCCCACGTGTTGAATGGAAGAAGAGAGGCAAAGATGTTTCCTATGTTTATTTTGATGGGGACTTTACAG GTTCATTTAAAGGCCGTGCATCCATCGACGGGGCAACAATGACCCTCCGTGGTGTTACGCAGAAAGACTCAGGAGTGTACCATTGCGAAGTCACAGCCCGCCATGACAAAATCAAGCTGGGGGAGGTCACTGTCACCCTCTATGTGCTTG TTGCGCTACATGCGCCATCATGTGAGGTCCCAGAAACAGTCATGAGAGGATTTTCTGCAGAGCTCCGCTGCAAAGACAAACTGAGCGTTCCCACTGCCACCTACAGCTGGTACAAAGACAACAAACCACTTCACACTAGCAATCTCCCTGAAATCAACTACACCCTGGACCCCAAAGCAGGGACTCTG AAGTTCAAGGCGGTCTCAAAATCTGATGAGGGTCAGTATCGATGTGAGGCCTCCAATGGGGTGGGGGCACCCAAAAGTTGTGCCGGCCGGCATATGAAGATAACTGAAT TTGAGCTGAACATGACAGTCGTTACAGCAGTAGAAGTGGGAGCGTCCCTGTTGCTCCTCTCCTGCTGTGTGGCCATCTGTCTGTGCTGCAGAAGAGGGGGCTGTTGTTGCTGCCGCA AGAATAAAGGAGAGACACAACAAAG AACCAAGACCAGCTATAACCCTCCAGAT CCGAGACATTACAAACATACACAATCCTTTGTGCTATGA